A single region of the Brachypodium distachyon strain Bd21 chromosome 3, Brachypodium_distachyon_v3.0, whole genome shotgun sequence genome encodes:
- the LOC100845597 gene encoding aquaporin PIP1-5, protein MEGKEEDVRLGANRYSERQPIGTAAQGGDSEKDYKEPPPAPIFEAEELTSWSFYRAGIAEFIATFLFLYISVLTVMGVSSSSSKCGTVGIQGIAWSFGGMIFVLVYCTAGISGGHINPAVTFGLFLARKLSLTRAVFYMVMQCLGAICGAGVVKGFQTGLYMGKGGGANSVAVGYTKGDGLGAEIVGTFVLVYTVFSATDAKRSARDSHVPILAPLPIGFAVFLVHLATIPITGTGINPARSLGAAIIYNRKQAWDDHWIFWVGPFIGAALAAIYHVVVIRAIPFKSRD, encoded by the exons ATggagggcaaggaggaggacgtgCGCCTGGGCGCGAACCGCTACTCAGAGCGGCAGCCCATCGGCACCGCCGCACAAGGCGGGGACTCAGAGAAGGACTACAAGGAGCCCCCTCCGGCCCCAATCTTCGAGGCCGAGGAGCTCACCTCCTGGTCCTTCTACCGCGCCGGCATCGCCGAGTTCATCGCCActttcctcttcctctacATCAGCGTGCTGACGGTCATGGGCGtgagcagctcctcctccaagtGCGGCACCGTGGGGATCCAGGGCATCGCCTGGAGCTTCGGCGGCATGATCTTCGTGCTCGTCTACTGCACGGCGGGCATCTCCGGCGGGCACATCAACCcggcggtcaccttcgggcTGTTCCTGGCCAGGAAGCTGTCGCTCACCCGGGCCGTGTTCTACATGGTCATGCAGTGCCTCGGCGCCAtctgcggcgccggcgtcgtgAAAGGGTTCCAGACCGGGCTTTACATGGggaaaggcggcggcgcgaactCCGTGGCTGTTGGGTATACCAAGGGCGATGGGCTTGGGGCGGAGATTGTGGGCACTTTTGTGCTCGTTTACACTGTGTTCTCGGCTACTGATGCTAAACGTAGCGCCAGAGACTCACATGTTCCG ATCTTGGCGCCGCTGCCGATCGGGTTCGCGGTGTTCCTGGTGCACCTGGCGACGATCCCCATCACCGGAACCGGGATCAACCCGGCGAGGAGCCTGGGTGCTGCCATCATCTACAACAGGAAGCAGGCGTGGGACGACCAC TGGATTTTCTGGGTGGGTCCGTTCATTGGAGCCGCGCTGGCTGCTATCTACCACGTGGTGGTGATCAGAGCCATCCCCTTCAAGAGCCGCGACTAA